A genomic region of Ovis aries strain OAR_USU_Benz2616 breed Rambouillet chromosome 20, ARS-UI_Ramb_v3.0, whole genome shotgun sequence contains the following coding sequences:
- the LOC101102432 gene encoding galanin receptor type 3-like produces the protein MEANATSSAGLTAIAEQPLRLVFAGVCGLILLVGLLANGLMLLVVGRGPGAPRPLLSLTNSLMVNITLSDLLFLACVVPVLLLSFLRQDWWLGPTVCTTSQAANSATMFCTFYSMVATALLRHVAVARPDLALPSGPGACRLLCGAMWALGLTASLPTWLFQRAVVEEGAWACLLLLNPAQTSCYFTLLGALAFLPCVLGLGCSFGHMGWLLWTQPRGPVGESAREHQENTGLILIVLVVFVLMWGPCSVLGYVAAMGDLPATPVAYVASSLCTLLAYSNCAVSPVLCFYLSRPFRARLRDLFRRLLAARHPRAVGGAGVVMESVQPGRDGAPGSLWGLVGV, from the coding sequence ATGGAGGCCAACGCCACGTCCAGCGCTGGGCTCACGGCCATAGCCGAGCAACCGCTCCGACTCGTCTTTGCAGGGGTCTGTGGCCTCATCCTGCTGGTGGGGTTGCTGGCCAACGGGCTGATGCTGCTGGTGGTGGGCCGGGGCCCGGGTGCCCCCCGCCCGCTCCTCTCCTTGACCAATAGCCTCATGGTGAACATCACGCTGTCCGACCTGCTCTTCCTGGCCTGTGTGGTGCCGGTGCTCCTGCTGAGCTTCTTGCGGCAGGACTGGTGGCTGGGCCCCACCGTCTGCACCACCAGCCAGGCCGCCAACAGCGCCACCATGTTCTGCACCTTCTACAGCATGGTGGCCACGGCGCTCCTGCGCCACGTGGCTGTGGCCCGGCCTGACCTGGCCCTCCCGTCCGGCCCGGGTGCCTGCCGGCTGCTCTGTGGGGCCATGTGGGCCCTGGGCCTCACGGCCTCGCTGCCCACCTGGCTGTTCCAGCGAGCAGTTGTGGAGGAGGGGGCCTGGGCCTGCCTCTTGCTTCTGAACCCTGCTCAGACCTCCTGCTACTTCACGCTGCTGGGagccctggccttcctgccttgTGTGCTGGGTCTGGGCTGCTCTTTCGGCCACATGGGCTGGCTCCTGTGGACGCAGCCCCGGGGCCCCGTGGGGGAGAGCGCCCGGGAGCATCAGGAGAACACCGGGCTCATCCTCATAGTGCTGGTGGTCTTCGTGCTGATGTGGGGGccctgctctgtgctgggctACGTGGCAGCTATGGGTGACCTGCCTGCCACGCCCGTGGCGTACGTGGCCTCCAGCCTCTGCACTCTCCTGGCCTACTCCAACTGTGCTGTCAGCCCCGTCCTCTGCTTCTACCTCTCTCGCCCCTTCCGGGCCAGGCTCAGGGACCTCTTTCGCAGGCTGCTGGCAGCCAGGCATCCCAGGGCTGTGGGAGGAGCTGGCGTGGTGATGGAGAGTGTCCAGCCTGGACGTGATGGGGCCCCGGGAAGCCTCTGGGGCCTGGTGGGGGTCTGA